One Salarias fasciatus chromosome 22, fSalaFa1.1, whole genome shotgun sequence DNA segment encodes these proteins:
- the adnp2b gene encoding activity-dependent neuroprotector homeobox protein 2b: MYQLPVGNIDRIRKARKAVKSILSEIGLEDCQGLLKELNENSENNSDEEEEAFQDTEWYDFTDGFNGRMQKKWPYRSRSLCCNLCKYSSQNIYNFRGHVSRCHGYVQTYCALASCTQCLFIGHPKTVKKHMLFFHAKPNSHMQQPREVAGAATVHRGNERYHCRRCGYPASSIFVMKKHIILKHLDNVAEQYIGYRLQMHGHSTVKIYCCKVCKVNSGSLDQLLHHLLIEPAHFSVGTQVQSLIYENKGYTIKSTPNGNGMFVTFPSIAPKPQQAPLFNSNSLVLPSNGQPPGTVVAVQQLQGATNNATLICAPGTNQAFLPPQASALVQLASAEAKGLLQPGATIALRSALPQGTSMVQLPTVSNVSLKQAPVTLTSQPQPSHPQAQQIVFPSGVQASVTSGHATVPKPPLVSHNTAATQSTLKGTMLTSQSLLNHLIPTGNSVNGMPTYTFAPLQVAMPQSTNTLPKTVEQSNASPQAKKWITCPLCNELFPSNVFEMHTEVAHKTKSSTPKSVAARAVFLKKMPDKTVKCLTCKILLSEKSVFQHLLHGLNCLYCSEQFFSIRQLLEHVKQHNPASKAYCDFLRQKYRVYTKGGGVILFPYFDVHTTAPKEILGDTEVNLALVTNSLDLIFFKLQPSNQPEICPAPAKINSSYCPFCNEKFHHEPDHIQHLKQKHFVAPTIHAILKTEAFKCIYCNGVYTGKVTQQAVMLHIQRCRCSPKHLQPQPQPPPPPRPTAVLQQQQPQPQPQQQQQQQQQLLQKSAQPLSQASGLYLLQMPQGMAVKQTLAPTRVVSAAPKPQRQESEAELLSKKRLEAAWREVMETNKREREQKAAMRRRQVHEKLLPPPEPEPEVQSDPAVKLALEPSLVERRCSDEGKLFISKYFNVNPYASKAETDELCKRLSLTKAEVAALFSKKRSKCLKTVKKNTAAILLGFNMTELSKVKHNLLTPVLEPAVTPESPSESPGDDAPEKGDAKDGAEPMDESGNDKAPDVEPMEVESQTGK, translated from the exons ATGTATCAGCTTCCAGTTGGGAATATCGACAGGATCCGAAAGGCCCGCAAGGCAGTCAAGAGTATCTTAAGTGAGATCGGCCTGGAAGACTGTCAAGGCCTGCTGAAG gaGCTCAATGAAAACTCGGAGAACAACTccgatgaagaagaagaagccttcCAGGATACTGAGTGGTATGATTTCACAGACGGATTCAATGGCCGAATGCAGAAGAAG TGGCCTTACCGGTCTCGGTCTCTGTGCTGCAACCTGTGCAAGTATTCGTCGCAAAACATCTACAACTTCAGAGGCCACGTCTCTCGCTGCCATGGCTATGTCCAGACGTACTGCGCGCTGGCGAGCTGCACTCAGTGCCTGTTCATCGGCCACCCCAAGACTGTTAAGAAACACATGCTGTTCTTCCACGCCAAACCCAACTCCCACATGCAGCAGCCGAGGGAAGTAGCGGGCGCGGCCACGGTCCATCGCGGAAATGAAAGGTATCACTGTCGGAGGTGCGGATATCCTGCTTCTTCCATCTTCGTGATGAAGAAACACATCATTCTGAAGCACCTGGACAATGTGGCGGAGCAGTACATCGGCTACAGGCTGCAGATGCACGGACATTCAACTGTGAAGATCTACTGCTGCAAGGTGTGTAAGGTTAACAGTGGATCGCTGGACCAATTACTGCATCACTTGCTGATTGAGCCCGCACACTTCTCCGTCGGCACACAGGTGCAGAGTTTGATTTATGAGAACAAGGGCTACACCATTAAATCGACTCCCAACGGGAATGGCATGTTTGTGACATTCCCGAGTATTGCTCCGAAACCACAGCAGGCTCCGCTGTTCAACAGTAACTCTTTGGTCTTGCCGAGTAACGGCCAGCCTCCTGGCACTGTGGTGGCGGTGCAGCAGCTACAAGGAGCTACAAATAACGCCACCCTGATCTGCGCCCCTGGAACGAACCAGGCATTTCTGCCCCCTCAAGCTTCGGCGCTAGTGCAGCTAGCTAGCGCCGAGGCTAAAGGTTTGCTCCAGCCGGGGGCAACAATAGCCCTTCGAAGTGCTTTGCCCCAAGGAACCTCGATGGTCCAGCTTCCAACGGTGTCTAACGTTTCTCTGAAGCAGGCTCCGGTGACGTTGACTTCTCAGCCGCAGCCGAGTCATCCTCAGGCACAGCAGATCGTTTTTCCATCAGGAGTGCAGGCCAGTGTGACAAGTGGACACGCGACTGTACCCAAGCCCCCGTTGGTCTCTCACAATACAGCAGCAACCCAAAGTACCCTGAAAGGCACGATGCTAACGTCACAGTCTCTGCTCAATCACTTGATCCCGACCGGCAACAGCGTGAACGGCATGCCCACGTATACCTTCGCTCCTCTGCAAGTAGCAATGCCTCAGAGCACAAACACCCTTCCCAAGACTGTTGAGCAGAGTAACGCCAGCCCACAGGCGAAGAAATGGATCACCTGCCCGCTTTGCAATGAACTGTTCCCCTCTAACGTTTTCGAGATGCACACAGAGGTCGCCCACAAAACTAAATCCAGCACACCCAAGAGCGTGGCGGCGCGAGCAGTGTTTCTGAAGAAAATGCCCGACAAAACGGTCAAATGTCTGACGTGCAAAATTCTCTTATCGGAAAAGAGTGTCTTCCAGCACCTGCTGCACGGCCTGAATTGCCTGTACTGCTCCGAACAGTTCTTCTCAATCAGACAGCTCCTGGAACACGTGAAGCAGCACAATCCCGCCAGCAAGGCATACTGTGATTTCCTGAGACAGAAGTACAGGGTATACACAAAAGGAGGTGGGGTGATCCTCTTCCCTTACTTCGATGTCCACACCACTGCGCCCAAAGAGATCCTGGGAGACACGGAGGTCAACCTCGCCCTCGTTACAAACTCCCTCGACTTGATCTTCTTCAAGCTGCAGCCCAGCAACCAGCCAGAAATCTGCCCGGCGCCTGCTAAAATCAACAGCTCGTACTGTCCCTTCTGCAACGAGAAGTTTCACCACGAGCCCGATCACATCCAGCATCTCAAGCAGAAGCACTTTGTCGCCCCCACCATTCACGCCATCCTCAAAACGGAGGCCTTCAAGTGCATCTACTGCAACGGCGTGTACACGGGAAAGGTCACGCAGCAGGCCGTGATGCTCCACATCCAGCGGTGCCGGTGCTCACCAAAACATCTACAGCCGCAACCGCAGCCGCCACCGCCACCCAGACCTACAGccgtgctgcagcagcaacaaccgCAACCGcaaccgcagcagcagcagcagcagcaacaacagctcCTGCAAAAGTCAGCTCAGCCACTCAGCCAAGCGTCCGGTCTGTACTTGCTCCAGATGCCGCAGGGGATGGCCGTGAAACAGACGCTGGCCCCGACCCGGGTGGTTTCCGCCGCGCCCAAACCCCAACGTCAAGAAAGCGAAGCGGAGCTGCTCTCCAAGAAGAGGCTGGAGGCAGCGTGGAGGGAGGTCATGGAGACCAACAAACGAGAGCGGGAACAGAAGGCCGCCATGCGACGGAGGCAGGTGCACGAGAAGCTGTTGCCCCCGCCCGAGCCCGAGCCCGAGGTTCAGAGCGACCCAGCCGTCAAGCTGGCGCTGGAACCCTCGCTGGTGGAGCGCCGCTGCAGCGACGAGGGGAAACTGTTCATATCCAAGTACTTCAACGTGAACCCGTACGCGTCCAAAGCCGAGACCGACGAGCTGTGCAAGAGGCTTTCTCTCACCAAGGCCGAGGTGGCGGCGCTGTTCAGCAAGAAGCGCAGCAAATGCCTGAAGACCGTGAAGAAGAACACGGCTGCCATTCTCCTCGGCTTCAACATGACCGAACTGAGCAAGGTGAAGCATAACCTCCTCACCCCGGTGCTGGAGCCCGCCGTTACTCCAGAGTCGCCGTCCGAGTCACCAGGCGACGACGCTCCAGAGAAAGGAGACGCGAAGGATGGAGCAGAGCCGATGGATGAAAGCGGAAACGACAAAGCCCCAGACGTGGAGCCGATGGAGGTGGAATCTCAAACGGGCAAATAG
- the azin1b gene encoding antizyme inhibitor 1b isoform X2: MKGLADKPNYIIELLEGGVTLEDVIDGHICEQTLVEKNAFAVGDLGALMRQHACWQSVVPRLQPYYPVKCNSSPAVIEVLASLGLGFVCASKAELSLVLEHGVPPENILLLGVFKQLTLIKHAAKNNVQHLVCESEAELSKIARLHPNAKLLLQLATEAHAAETSMAFGSSLKSCRHLLEAAKELGLEVVGVTFHVPSSCQDLQQAYTRSLSDARCVFDMGVDLGFNMNILDIGGGFTGSESQLTQVESAVRPLLDAYFPQLSGVQVLAQPGSFYVASAFSLAVSVVGKTVVTPHLDSLAPGENNEDTEFLYHMNEGVYGPFSCKLLGSSITAPSVHKHALCAEEAVYPSSLWGPSLDQLDQVVERCLLPELSVGDWLLFSNMGVCGLDEFSCLSSSSQLPVYYTVSTPDWYEMQEAGVALDSAVKNFSMLQYSA, from the exons ATGAAAGGACTCGCTGACAAACCAAACTACATAATTGAGCTCCTGGAGGGAGGAGTGACCCTGGAAGATGTTATTGACGGACACATCTGTGAACAGACTCTG gtggagaaaaatgcttttgcGGTGGGTGACCTCGGTGCCCTGATGCGACAGCATGCGTGCTGGCAGAGCGTGGTGCCACGGCTGCAGCCTTACTACCCGGTCAAGTGCAACAGCAGCCCTGCTGTCATCGAGGTGCTGGCTTCCCTGGGCCTGGGCTTCGTTTGTGCCAGCAAG GCTGAGCTGAGTCTGGTACTCGAGCACGGCGTGCCGCCAGAAAACATCCTTCTGTTGGGTGTTTTTAAGCAACTGACACTCATCAAGCATGCTGCTAAGAACAACGTCCAACATCTCGTGTGTGAAAGCGAGGCAGAACTGTCAAAGATTGCCCGTCTGCACCCAAATGCAAA GTTGCTGCTGCAGTTGGCCACTGAGGCCCACGCCGCTGAGACCAGCATGGCTTTTGGTTCCTCTCTGAAGAGCTGTCGGCACCTGCTGGAGGCGGCCAAGGAGCTGGGCCTGGAGGTGGTGGGAGTCACCTTCCACGTCCCCAGCTCCTGTCAGGACCTGCAACAGGCGTACACACGCTCACTGTCAGACGCCCGCTGTGTCTTCGATATGGGG GTGGATCTGGGCTTCAATATGAACATCCTGGACATTGGTGGTGGTTTCACTGGCTCAGAGAGTCAGCTCACACAG GTTGAGTCTGCTGTCAGGCCGCTTCTCGATGCTTACTTCCCCCAACTGTCTGGTGTGCAAGTATTGGCCCAGCCGGGCAGCTTCTATGTAGCCTCAGCTTTCAGCCTGGCTGTCAGTGTCGTCGGCAAGACGGTGGTGACTCCTCACCTGGACAGCCTCGCCC cAGGCGAGAACAATGAGGATACGGAGTTCCTGTACCACATGAATGAAGGTGTTTATGGTCCATTCAGCTGCAAGCTTCTGGGAAGCTCCATCACCGCCCCGTCAGTGCACAAG CATGCGCTGTGTGCCGAGGAGGCCGTGTATCCCAGCAGCCTGTGGGGCCcgtccctggaccagctggaccaaGTGGTGGAGCGCTGCCTGCTGCCGGAGCTGAGCGTGGGAGACTGGCTGCTCTTCTCCAACATGGGAGTGTGCGGCCTGGACGAGTTCAGCTGTCTGTCCAGCTCCTCCCAGCTGCCCGTCTACTACACCGTCTCCACCCCTGACTG GTACGAGATGCAGGAGGCCGGTGTGGCACTGGACAGTGCCGTGAAGAATTTCTCCATGCTGCAGTACAGTGCGTAA
- the azin1b gene encoding antizyme inhibitor 1b isoform X1, whose product MKGLADKPNYIIELLEGGVTLEDVIDGHICEQTLVEKNAFAVGDLGALMRQHACWQSVVPRLQPYYPVKCNSSPAVIEVLASLGLGFVCASKAELSLVLEHGVPPENILLLGVFKQLTLIKHAAKNNVQHLVCESEAELSKIARLHPNAKLLLQLATEAHAAETSMAFGSSLKSCRHLLEAAKELGLEVVGVTFHVPSSCQDLQQAYTRSLSDARCVFDMGVDLGFNMNILDIGGGFTGSESQLTQVESAVRPLLDAYFPQLSGVQVLAQPGSFYVASAFSLAVSVVGKTVVTPHLDSLAHGENNEDTEFLYHMNEGVYGPFSCKLLGSSITAPSVHKHALCAEEAVYPSSLWGPSLDQLDQVVERCLLPELSVGDWLLFSNMGVCGLDEFSCLSSSSQLPVYYTVSTPDWYEMQEAGVALDSAVKNFSMLQYSA is encoded by the exons ATGAAAGGACTCGCTGACAAACCAAACTACATAATTGAGCTCCTGGAGGGAGGAGTGACCCTGGAAGATGTTATTGACGGACACATCTGTGAACAGACTCTG gtggagaaaaatgcttttgcGGTGGGTGACCTCGGTGCCCTGATGCGACAGCATGCGTGCTGGCAGAGCGTGGTGCCACGGCTGCAGCCTTACTACCCGGTCAAGTGCAACAGCAGCCCTGCTGTCATCGAGGTGCTGGCTTCCCTGGGCCTGGGCTTCGTTTGTGCCAGCAAG GCTGAGCTGAGTCTGGTACTCGAGCACGGCGTGCCGCCAGAAAACATCCTTCTGTTGGGTGTTTTTAAGCAACTGACACTCATCAAGCATGCTGCTAAGAACAACGTCCAACATCTCGTGTGTGAAAGCGAGGCAGAACTGTCAAAGATTGCCCGTCTGCACCCAAATGCAAA GTTGCTGCTGCAGTTGGCCACTGAGGCCCACGCCGCTGAGACCAGCATGGCTTTTGGTTCCTCTCTGAAGAGCTGTCGGCACCTGCTGGAGGCGGCCAAGGAGCTGGGCCTGGAGGTGGTGGGAGTCACCTTCCACGTCCCCAGCTCCTGTCAGGACCTGCAACAGGCGTACACACGCTCACTGTCAGACGCCCGCTGTGTCTTCGATATGGGG GTGGATCTGGGCTTCAATATGAACATCCTGGACATTGGTGGTGGTTTCACTGGCTCAGAGAGTCAGCTCACACAG GTTGAGTCTGCTGTCAGGCCGCTTCTCGATGCTTACTTCCCCCAACTGTCTGGTGTGCAAGTATTGGCCCAGCCGGGCAGCTTCTATGTAGCCTCAGCTTTCAGCCTGGCTGTCAGTGTCGTCGGCAAGACGGTGGTGACTCCTCACCTGGACAGCCTCGCCCACG GCGAGAACAATGAGGATACGGAGTTCCTGTACCACATGAATGAAGGTGTTTATGGTCCATTCAGCTGCAAGCTTCTGGGAAGCTCCATCACCGCCCCGTCAGTGCACAAG CATGCGCTGTGTGCCGAGGAGGCCGTGTATCCCAGCAGCCTGTGGGGCCcgtccctggaccagctggaccaaGTGGTGGAGCGCTGCCTGCTGCCGGAGCTGAGCGTGGGAGACTGGCTGCTCTTCTCCAACATGGGAGTGTGCGGCCTGGACGAGTTCAGCTGTCTGTCCAGCTCCTCCCAGCTGCCCGTCTACTACACCGTCTCCACCCCTGACTG GTACGAGATGCAGGAGGCCGGTGTGGCACTGGACAGTGCCGTGAAGAATTTCTCCATGCTGCAGTACAGTGCGTAA